The following are encoded in a window of Prochlorococcus marinus str. MIT 1013 genomic DNA:
- the glnA gene encoding type I glutamate--ammonia ligase → MSKTSQDVLRQIKDEGIELIDLKFADLHGKWQHLTVASDLIEESSFSEGLAFDGSSIRGWKAINESDMAMVPDPSTSWIDPFYHHKTLSLICSIQEPRSGEPYARCPRALAQKALDYLGSTSVADAAFFGPEPEFFIFDDVRYNSGEGGSFYSVDTIEAPWNTGRVEEGGNLGYKIQLKEGYFPVSPNDTAQDMRSEMLLLMGELGIPIEKHHHEVAGAGQHELGMKFAPLINAADNVMIYKYIVRNVAKKYGKTATFMPKPVFNDNGTGMHVHQSLWKGGQPLFYGEGTYANLSQTAKWYIGGILKHAPSFLAFTNPTTNSYKRLVPGFEAPVNLVYSQGNRSAAVRIPLTGPSPKAKRLEFRSGDALANPYIAFSAMMMAGIDGIKNQIDPGDGVDVDLFELPSEELSKIDTVPSSLNDALEALNSDNKYLTEGGVFTEDFINNWIELKYEEVQQLRQRPHPHEFTMYYDA, encoded by the coding sequence ATGAGCAAGACCTCTCAAGATGTTCTTCGTCAAATTAAAGATGAGGGCATTGAACTAATAGATTTAAAGTTCGCGGACTTACATGGCAAGTGGCAACATTTAACTGTAGCTTCAGATCTCATTGAAGAAAGCTCTTTTTCAGAAGGGCTTGCTTTTGATGGTTCCTCTATTCGAGGTTGGAAAGCCATAAACGAATCAGATATGGCAATGGTTCCAGATCCATCAACGAGCTGGATAGACCCTTTTTACCATCACAAAACTCTTAGCCTGATTTGTTCAATTCAGGAGCCCAGAAGTGGAGAACCATATGCCAGATGTCCAAGAGCTTTAGCACAAAAAGCATTGGATTATTTAGGGAGCACTAGTGTTGCAGATGCTGCATTCTTTGGTCCTGAACCAGAATTCTTTATTTTTGATGATGTCCGATATAACTCAGGGGAAGGTGGAAGTTTTTATAGCGTTGATACAATAGAAGCTCCGTGGAATACGGGGAGAGTGGAAGAGGGAGGAAACCTTGGATACAAAATTCAACTAAAAGAAGGGTATTTCCCAGTTTCACCTAACGACACAGCTCAAGACATGAGGTCTGAGATGCTACTACTTATGGGTGAATTGGGTATCCCCATTGAAAAGCACCATCATGAAGTAGCAGGAGCTGGCCAACACGAATTAGGGATGAAATTTGCTCCCCTAATCAACGCAGCCGACAATGTAATGATCTACAAATACATCGTCAGGAACGTAGCAAAGAAATATGGAAAGACTGCCACTTTCATGCCCAAGCCAGTTTTCAATGACAATGGAACAGGAATGCATGTTCATCAAAGTTTATGGAAAGGCGGTCAACCTTTATTCTATGGCGAAGGTACCTATGCCAATTTATCTCAAACGGCTAAATGGTATATAGGTGGAATACTAAAACATGCACCATCATTCCTTGCTTTTACTAATCCAACTACAAACAGCTACAAAAGATTAGTACCAGGTTTCGAGGCACCAGTTAATTTAGTTTATTCACAGGGTAATAGATCAGCTGCTGTAAGAATTCCTTTGACTGGACCTAGTCCAAAAGCAAAAAGGCTTGAATTCAGATCGGGTGATGCATTAGCCAATCCATATATTGCTTTTTCCGCAATGATGATGGCAGGTATCGATGGAATCAAAAATCAAATTGATCCTGGAGATGGAGTTGACGTTGACCTTTTTGAGCTCCCTTCTGAGGAATTATCAAAAATAGACACTGTTCCCTCTTCATTGAACGATGCATTAGAAGCATTAAACAGTGACAATAAATATTTAACGGAAGGAGGCGTATTTACCGAAGATTTCATCAATAACTGGATAGAACTTAAATACGAAGAAGTTCAACAGCTAAGACAAAGACCTCATCCTCATGAATTCACGATGTACTATGACGCCTAA